In Pseudomonas fluorescens, one genomic interval encodes:
- a CDS encoding response regulator, with amino-acid sequence MSKISVLVVDDASFIRDLVKKCLRNYFPGIRTEDAVNGKKAQAMLAREAFDLVLCDWEMPEMSGLELLTWCREQDNLKTMPFVMVTSRGDKENVVQAIQAGVSGYVSKPFTNEQLLTKVKQALNKVGKLDTLMNSAPTKMNSAFGNDSLSALTGGKPAVVGAAPAAAAAVNPFAKPAVVAPTPAAAPSRGLLNSPPVQAPAASKAPVGGRGQGQLRLPSGTQQCVIKALSIKEALLVVKRTDTLPQILDSAVLDLEQGDNAEIARLNGYLHAIVAHEQKADSDWLQLTFRFVDQDAQKLDYISRLIARGTAQKHFVPGA; translated from the coding sequence ATGAGCAAGATCAGTGTGTTGGTCGTGGACGATGCTTCGTTCATTCGTGACCTGGTGAAAAAGTGCCTGCGTAATTACTTCCCGGGGATCCGCACCGAGGACGCCGTCAACGGCAAAAAGGCCCAGGCCATGCTGGCCAGGGAAGCGTTTGACCTGGTGCTGTGCGACTGGGAAATGCCGGAAATGTCCGGCCTCGAGCTGCTGACCTGGTGCCGCGAGCAGGACAATCTCAAGACCATGCCGTTCGTCATGGTCACCAGCCGTGGCGATAAAGAGAACGTGGTACAGGCGATCCAGGCCGGGGTTTCCGGCTACGTCAGCAAGCCGTTCACCAACGAACAACTGCTGACCAAGGTCAAGCAGGCGCTGAACAAGGTTGGCAAGCTCGACACCCTGATGAACAGCGCGCCGACCAAGATGAACTCGGCGTTCGGCAACGATTCCCTGAGCGCATTGACCGGCGGCAAGCCTGCCGTGGTCGGTGCTGCGCCGGCGGCCGCTGCTGCGGTCAATCCGTTTGCCAAACCGGCTGTTGTCGCGCCAACGCCAGCTGCTGCGCCGTCGCGCGGTTTGCTTAACAGCCCGCCGGTGCAGGCACCGGCTGCCTCGAAAGCGCCAGTCGGTGGTCGTGGCCAGGGCCAGTTGCGCCTGCCAAGTGGCACCCAGCAATGCGTGATCAAGGCCCTGAGCATCAAGGAAGCGCTGCTGGTAGTGAAACGCACTGACACCCTGCCGCAGATCCTCGACAGCGCCGTGCTCGACCTGGAGCAGGGCGACAACGCCGAAATCGCCCGCCTCAACGGCTACCTGCACGCCATCGTTGCCCACGAGCAGAAAGCCGACAGCGACTGGCTGCAACTGACTTTCCGTTTCGTCGACCAGGATGCGCAGAAGCTCGATTACATCTCCCGCCTGATCGCCCGCGGCACGGCGCAGAAGCACTTCGTTCCGGGCGCTTGA
- a CDS encoding hemolysin family protein has product MDPSPGLSLATIFADFGMILFALILVLLNGFFVAAEFAMVKLRSTRVEAIADKNGWRGHILRTVHSQLDAYLSACQLGITLASLGLGWVGEPAFAHILEPLLSAVGVQSPEVVKGISFFTAFFIISYLHIVVGELAPKSWAIRKPELLSLWTAVPLYLFYWAMYPAIYLLNASANAILRIAGQGEPGPHHEHHYSREELKLILHSSRGQDPSDQGMRVLASAVEMGELEVVDWANSREDLITLEFNAPLKEILAMFRRHKFSRYPVYDSERQEFVGLLHIKDLLLELAALDHIPESFNLAELTRPLERVSRHMPLSQLLEQFRKGGSHFAVVEEADGNIIGYLTMEDVLEVLVGDIQDEHRKAERGILAYQPGKLLVRGDTPLFKVERLLGIDLDHIEAETLAGLVYETLKRVPEEEEVLEVEGLRIIIKKMKGPKIVLAKVLMLD; this is encoded by the coding sequence ATGGACCCTTCCCCTGGCTTGTCCCTCGCTACGATTTTCGCCGATTTCGGCATGATTCTTTTCGCTCTGATCCTGGTTTTGCTCAACGGCTTCTTCGTTGCGGCGGAATTCGCCATGGTCAAACTGCGCTCGACCCGGGTCGAGGCCATCGCCGACAAGAACGGCTGGCGCGGGCACATCCTGCGCACCGTACACAGTCAGCTCGATGCGTACCTCTCGGCGTGTCAGCTCGGTATCACCCTCGCCTCCCTCGGCCTCGGCTGGGTCGGTGAGCCGGCATTCGCGCACATTCTCGAACCGCTGCTGAGCGCGGTCGGCGTGCAGTCGCCGGAAGTGGTCAAAGGCATTTCGTTCTTTACCGCGTTCTTCATCATTTCCTACCTGCACATCGTGGTCGGTGAGCTGGCGCCCAAGTCGTGGGCGATCCGCAAACCGGAGCTGCTGTCGCTGTGGACGGCGGTGCCGCTGTACCTGTTCTATTGGGCGATGTATCCGGCGATCTACCTGCTCAATGCCAGCGCCAACGCGATTCTGCGGATCGCCGGCCAGGGCGAACCCGGCCCGCACCACGAACACCATTACAGCCGCGAAGAACTGAAACTGATCCTGCACTCCAGCCGTGGTCAGGACCCGAGCGACCAAGGCATGCGCGTGCTGGCCTCGGCGGTGGAGATGGGCGAACTGGAAGTGGTCGACTGGGCCAACTCCCGCGAAGACCTGATCACCCTGGAATTCAACGCGCCGCTGAAAGAAATCCTCGCGATGTTCCGTCGCCACAAGTTCAGCCGGTATCCGGTGTACGACAGCGAACGTCAGGAGTTCGTCGGCCTGCTGCACATCAAGGACCTGCTGCTGGAGCTGGCGGCGCTGGACCACATTCCGGAGTCGTTCAACCTGGCTGAACTGACCCGTCCACTGGAGCGCGTGTCGCGGCACATGCCGCTGTCGCAGCTGCTGGAGCAGTTCCGCAAGGGCGGCTCGCACTTCGCCGTGGTGGAAGAAGCCGACGGCAACATCATCGGCTACCTGACCATGGAAGACGTGCTGGAAGTGCTGGTCGGCGACATCCAGGACGAACACCGCAAGGCCGAGCGCGGGATCCTCGCGTATCAGCCGGGCAAGCTGCTGGTGCGTGGTGATACGCCGCTGTTCAAGGTTGAACGCCTGCTCGGAATCGACCTGGATCACATCGAAGCCGAAACCCTCGCCGGTCTGGTCTACGAGACCCTGAAACGAGTGCCGGAAGAGGAAGAAGTGCTGGAAGTCGAAGGCCTGCGGATCATCATCAAGAAGATGAAAGGGCCGAAGATTGTGCTGGCGAAGGTGTTGATGCTGGATTGA
- a CDS encoding peptidoglycan DD-metalloendopeptidase family protein produces the protein MLARLLFFCGLFLASTSTVAMTIYKSTDANGVVSYSDRPSKGSQVFVFQDRMVEHLERQVYLDIKKQKGSDVVFVRNDLYAPVEIALAFTGLSNVRGAPAQTIRRVLPARSNTRLALLTAISRGQPLVYSPQFQYSLGDPAGAAQSYRYPLPWRGGPFRLSQGANGQYSHYGPKNRYAMDIAMPVGTPIIAARAGVVVKTENSQSGRGNDASGNFVRVLHDDGTMGVYLHLKQGSVSVREGQRVTVGSPLALSGNTGNSSGPHLHFVVQRNTGQGLVSIPYQFNQPLGALPNFALGKQ, from the coding sequence ATGCTCGCGCGCCTGCTGTTTTTCTGTGGTCTTTTCCTGGCCTCCACCTCGACTGTGGCCATGACCATCTACAAATCCACCGATGCCAACGGAGTGGTCTCGTACAGCGACCGGCCGAGCAAAGGCTCGCAGGTGTTCGTGTTTCAGGACCGCATGGTCGAGCACCTCGAACGTCAGGTGTACCTCGACATCAAGAAACAGAAGGGCAGCGACGTGGTGTTCGTGCGCAACGATCTGTATGCGCCGGTCGAGATTGCACTGGCGTTTACCGGCCTGAGCAATGTGCGTGGCGCTCCGGCGCAGACGATTCGCCGGGTGCTGCCGGCGCGCAGCAATACCCGGTTGGCGTTGCTGACGGCGATCAGCCGGGGTCAGCCGCTGGTGTATTCGCCGCAATTCCAGTATTCGCTGGGTGACCCCGCAGGCGCTGCGCAGAGCTATCGCTATCCGTTGCCGTGGCGGGGCGGGCCGTTCCGTCTCAGTCAGGGCGCCAACGGCCAGTACAGCCACTACGGGCCGAAGAACCGGTATGCGATGGACATCGCCATGCCAGTTGGCACGCCGATCATTGCCGCACGGGCCGGTGTGGTGGTGAAAACCGAAAATTCACAGAGCGGGCGCGGCAATGATGCGTCCGGCAATTTCGTCCGGGTGCTGCACGACGACGGCACGATGGGTGTTTACCTGCATCTCAAGCAAGGTTCGGTGAGCGTACGCGAGGGGCAGCGGGTGACGGTTGGCAGCCCGCTGGCGCTGTCCGGCAATACCGGCAATAGCAGCGGCCCGCACCTGCACTTTGTGGTGCAGCGCAATACCGGGCAGGGGCTGGTGTCGATTCCGTATCAGTTCAACCAGCCACTGGGGGCGTTGCCCAACTTTGCGTTGGGCAAACAGTAG
- the phoR gene encoding phosphate regulon sensor histidine kinase PhoR, producing MLLLVTACLVIGLITGYYGWSLAAGLGIYLAWTLKQLLRLHEWLRLHQPDEAPPDGYGLWGEVFDSIYHLQRRDQRVRGRLQAVIDRVQESTAALKDAVIMLDSDGNLEWWNRAAETLLGLKTPQDSGQPVTNLVRHPRFKEYFEQESYAEPLEIPSPTNDRVRIQLYLTRYGNNEHLMLVRDVTRIHQLEQMRKDFIANVSHELRTPLTVICGYLETLLDNVEEVNPRWSRALQQMQQQGGRMQTLLNDLLLLAKLEATDYPSDNQPVQIDALLQSIKSDAQQLSGQKNQKITLEADARLLLKGSEAELRSAFSNLVFNAVKYTPAEGNIRIRWWGDEQGAHLSVQDSGIGIDSKHLPRLTERFYRVDSSRNSNTGGTGLGLAIVKHVLLRHRARMEISSVPGHGSTFTCHFVPAQVAQARAISAAE from the coding sequence ATGCTGTTGCTGGTCACAGCGTGTCTGGTGATCGGCCTGATCACCGGCTACTACGGCTGGAGCCTCGCAGCAGGCCTGGGGATTTACCTGGCCTGGACGCTCAAGCAACTGCTGCGTCTGCACGAATGGCTGCGCCTGCACCAACCCGATGAAGCACCGCCCGACGGCTATGGCCTGTGGGGCGAGGTGTTCGACAGCATCTACCACCTGCAACGCCGCGATCAACGGGTACGCGGGCGCCTGCAAGCGGTGATCGACCGGGTGCAGGAGTCCACCGCCGCGCTCAAAGACGCGGTGATCATGCTCGACAGCGACGGCAACCTGGAATGGTGGAACCGCGCTGCCGAAACCCTGCTCGGCCTCAAGACCCCGCAAGACAGCGGCCAACCGGTAACCAACCTGGTACGGCATCCCCGCTTCAAGGAATACTTCGAGCAGGAAAGCTACGCCGAACCGCTGGAAATCCCTTCGCCGACCAATGATCGGGTGCGCATTCAGCTGTACCTTACGCGCTACGGCAACAACGAACACCTGATGCTGGTGCGCGACGTCACGCGCATCCATCAGCTGGAGCAGATGCGCAAAGACTTCATTGCCAACGTCTCCCACGAACTGCGCACGCCGCTGACGGTGATCTGTGGCTATCTGGAAACCCTGCTCGACAACGTCGAGGAAGTGAATCCGCGCTGGAGCCGCGCGCTGCAGCAGATGCAGCAACAGGGCGGGCGCATGCAGACGCTGCTCAACGACCTGCTGCTGTTAGCGAAACTGGAAGCCACCGATTACCCGTCGGACAACCAGCCAGTGCAGATCGACGCCCTGCTGCAGTCGATCAAGAGCGACGCCCAGCAGTTGTCCGGGCAGAAGAACCAGAAAATCACTCTCGAAGCCGATGCGCGCCTCCTGCTCAAGGGCAGCGAGGCGGAGCTGCGCAGTGCCTTCTCCAACCTGGTGTTCAACGCGGTGAAATACACCCCGGCCGAAGGCAATATCCGCATTCGCTGGTGGGGTGACGAGCAAGGCGCGCACCTGAGCGTGCAGGACTCCGGGATCGGCATCGACAGCAAGCACCTGCCGCGCTTGACCGAACGCTTCTACCGCGTCGACTCCAGCCGCAACTCCAACACCGGCGGCACCGGGCTCGGTCTGGCGATCGTCAAACACGTGTTGCTGCGCCACCGCGCGCGGATGGAGATCAGCAGCGTGCCCGGTCATGGCAGCACGTTCACCTGCCATTTCGTCCCGGCCCAGGTGGCCCAGGCACGGGCCATCAGCGCCGCCGAGTGA
- the phoB gene encoding phosphate regulon transcriptional regulator PhoB has product MVGRSILIVDDEAPIREMIAVALEMAGYDCLEAENSQQAHAIIVDRKPDLILLDWMLPGTSGIELARRLKRDELTGDIPIIMLTAKGEEDNKIQGLEVGADDYITKPFSPRELVARLKAVLRRAGPTDGEAPIEVGGLLLDPISHRVTIDGRPAEMGPTEYRLLQFFMTHQERAYTRGQLLDQVWGGNVYVEERTVDVHIRRLRKALGDAYENLVQTVRGTGYRFSTKA; this is encoded by the coding sequence ATGGTTGGCAGGAGCATTCTGATCGTCGACGACGAAGCGCCCATTCGCGAAATGATCGCCGTTGCGTTGGAAATGGCCGGCTATGACTGCCTCGAGGCGGAGAACTCGCAGCAGGCACACGCCATCATCGTTGACCGCAAACCGGACCTGATCCTGCTCGACTGGATGCTGCCCGGCACCTCCGGCATCGAACTGGCCCGCCGCCTCAAGCGTGACGAGCTGACCGGGGACATCCCGATCATCATGCTCACCGCCAAGGGCGAAGAGGACAACAAGATTCAGGGTCTTGAAGTCGGCGCCGACGACTACATCACCAAACCGTTTTCTCCACGCGAACTGGTCGCACGCCTCAAGGCTGTGCTGCGCCGCGCCGGCCCGACCGATGGCGAAGCGCCAATCGAAGTCGGCGGCCTGCTGCTCGACCCGATCAGCCACCGCGTAACCATCGACGGCCGTCCGGCCGAGATGGGCCCGACCGAATACCGTCTGCTGCAATTCTTCATGACCCACCAGGAACGCGCCTACACGCGCGGGCAGTTGCTGGATCAGGTCTGGGGCGGCAACGTCTATGTTGAAGAGCGCACCGTCGACGTGCACATCCGCCGCCTGCGCAAGGCCCTCGGCGACGCCTACGAAAATCTGGTACAAACCGTGCGCGGCACCGGCTACCGGTTTTCCACCAAGGCCTGA